One part of the Lotus japonicus ecotype B-129 chromosome 2, LjGifu_v1.2 genome encodes these proteins:
- the LOC130741055 gene encoding uncharacterized protein LOC130741055, which yields MDMDEVNLHDALATGSDLGNKSGEKTISTKEMENEIKELGIAFKALAAIVNEALIQNKARNHHVDEIQTTLVNIQQTIGQRGLLNSTSDLTNPKDAATATKVSQSVSPDTIIPTDILKTLDAVKNIVVNLSDDDDTTDEKRKNKGHEPGDKADVHWGGKFNTSNKPSPTQSLVSAFRKENHLKLLRN from the exons ATGGATATGGATGAAGTCAACCTACATGATGCTTTAGCAACTGG ATCGGATTTGGGAAACAAGAGTGGGGAGAAGACTATAAGTACAAAG GAAATGGAGAATGAAATTAAGGAATTGGGTATTGCATTTAAGGCACTAGCTGCAATTGTCAATGAAGCACTTATTCAGAACAAG GCTCGAAACCATCATGTGGACGAGATACAGACAACATTAGTCAACATTCAACAAACTATTGGACAAAGGGGATTATTAAATTCAACCAGTGATTTAACAAATCCAAAAGATGCAGCAACTGCAACAAAAGTCAGTCAAAGTGTATCCCCAGACACCATTATCCCGACGGACATACTTAAGACGCTTGATGCTGTTAAAAACATAGTGGTCAAtctctctgatgatgatgacacaactgatgagaaaagaaaaaataagggCCATGAACCTGGAGACAAAGCCGATGTTCACTGGGGAGGCAAATTCAACACCTCTAATAAGCCAAGTCCTACTCAG AGTCTTGTTTCAGCGTTTCGTAAGGAAAACCATCTGAAGTtgttaagaaattaa